Below is a window of Solanum stenotomum isolate F172 chromosome 7, ASM1918654v1, whole genome shotgun sequence DNA.
GCTagctactaaccttctaccctaatcaCTATCATCCACACTCTCCTATCTAATAAAACTCAACCAAATTTCCCCAAAGAGGATCAAAACGTTCACATTACTCATCAATGgaaaaaccaaaacaaaaagaacCTATTTTGCAACAGACCCATTAACTAAAACCTTGAAATAAACAAccccaaaatcctaaaaaaGCAAAATTCAGTCACCTTGAAATCAATATGGATGCATCTTGCACCTTTCTTGGTATGTCTGTAGAAAAGCTTCTGTGGTAGAGCTTCTCCCCATTTACTACTGAACTGCCCAGACTCCAAGAAAATACATTTGACATGACCAGATTTGAAAGGGTCAGATAGAAATTGACTCTGTGAAAGAACCCATTGCTTCACCATCATCGTCATCTTCTTGAAAATTGCTTTAGCTTAGATGATTTTTCTGTGTGGTCTGAGGATAAGATTTTGCCTTTTCCCTTCTACTTTTGCCGATTGCATTATTGTAATTATTGGAATATTAGTAGCAAATTTCAACTTAATTAACAGTACTTCAAACTTTGAGTACGTAAGTATCCACAGTATCTTACAACCAGAGGCGAAGCTTAAGAGTTTGGGTTCTAAATTTTGTTAATAACCattaaatcaattttgttagggtTCATaatttaatatacatatatatttaattaattttttaatacaatataaaatctATGAAAAAATTACTGAATTCGTCCGAACCCATGAATACCACCTACCTCACCGTCCACTTAAAACCACGGCTATTTAATCTGTTTAGATAAACATTCTtctaagaaaaaataacaataatgtcATTGTGCACAtgccttttttgtttttgtttattgcTTATTAGCTTTGTTGTTATTGGGAAAagctattaaaaaataataattctcaATTATCCTTAAATATTAACTTTGGGGATTAAAAATAGGGGGAAATTTTAAACAATATAGGTCCAACATAAAATATTACGTCAAGtagttatatttttagtttatacaatattatacattattatatgtggagaaaatattatatataatgtgttaatctttatgaaaatgtataatagtatataaaatgtgtttatATGCAAATATGAGCTAAATCGGATAACAAACCCAAAATATGGGCTAAAACATATACATATTTTCCTCGGTGGACATAGAGTGTAGATTTCTCTGAAAACAATTCCTCATTTTACCTATTAAACGAAGGGGGTCGTTTGATACGAGGGATATGGGATAATTATTTTAAGATAAAGTGTAAGATTgatttatcttgtatttaattaggggtattaattattttcaaaattatttatccCACCACTTAAAATATATGAGATATCTCAAATAATGAACCATCAAATAACTTTATCTATCTCTTTAATTTTCGTTTACTATTAAAAATGTCTCTTTGTTATCGGAATTATGATGTGATACTCTTATATGTcaaactttaattaattaggtgATTCTTGATTTATTGGTCTAACTGAATTTAAGGCTCAACCTTCAACTGATTTGACTCATTTGAATCTATTCATTTGGAATTGTTGGGGTTGATTTTTTAAGAGTTCATAATTATTAAAGGGTGAACAAGTTGAGTCAAATCTAGATCTTAAATCGATTTAAAATTGTTTGTATcgattttgaataaaaataacagCTTCAAGTGAATAAGACATTGTTGTCTTTTAAATCAATTTAGTTGCAAAATGTGAAGCATCAAAGTAACTGAATGAGTAAATGGTTCTCCATACGAGTAAATGGTTCTCAATGCCAAATTATGTTTAAGGACCATATAGATTAATAAATtagcataatttatttaattaattaaaaagagcttttgaaaatgactataatttaGACTTAATTAGAAAcgcatagctatagtttgcttaATAATGATTCATAGCTAATGTTAGGAGGAAGAGGTGAGTGAAATttagaagagagaagagagaggtTGTATCAATAAATACAATTGTTTGTATCAACAAATACAATTATATCAAACTAATACAATTGTATCAAGTTATATCAACAAATATAATTGTGTATTCACTTTGTATCAAATGTATCAACAGATACAATTGTATCAAACTGTATACATTTGTATCATGTATTGTATACTCTTTCAGGATACAATTGTATCTGTTGATACATTTGATACAAAGTGAATATACAACaaaaatacacaattatattTGTTGATATAACTTGATACAATTGTATTAGTTTGATATAAATGTATTGTATACTCAATAATGTATCTCTCCCATGTTTAGGCATgctaagaccatctccaacccacctctattttactcttcattctctatatttggagagtaaaatagagaatgggcaCTCCAACCCACCTCTAAATCACCCCctattcttcaaatttagagagttgaatagtagttcttcaaatttagagaactactattcacactttctatttcagtttttcattattttattattatttctaacatattattttacatataattccattaattaaatatctaatattcataattcttttttaaatgtaatataatatattaaaaatatattatttaatatatactattttaatttcaaattaatagtattttaattttttttctaattttcgtgattaattttcattataaagaaCACGCAAAATTAAAATGgcaagatgaaaaaaattaatttaaaaatacaatatatgatatgataatttaaatacaagataacaatacaatacatcacataataatttaaatacaagataacaatacaatacatcacataataatttaaatacaagataacaatacaatttaatccataacataataatttaaatacaagataaaatacaatacatacataataattaattgatcacaacaataatttagtaatccGATAGGTCGTTTCCAGATTTAGCActattcagaaaaaaaattaggatatgATTCCGAGAATTGTTGCGATTGTGGTTGTGACTAGGTAGTCTAGATTGCATGcactgaaaatggaaaaaatgtcCAACGGCATGGGTTGGACAATACGCATGTAGTAGTGGATCACCAACAATTATTCTTGAAGTTGTTGTTGATTATGACCTTTGGATATGGCATGCTTATTTTGGTTTGCCTGGCACCAATAACGATATTAATGTTTTAGAGTTATCACATTTATTTTCCAATCTTGCTAGCAGTATTGCACCTCCCGCCCATTATGTTATTCAAGGAAAAGAATATGATATGGGTTATTACTTAACTGATGGTATATATCCTAAATGGTCTACAATTGTTCAAACTATTCGTGATCCTCATTcccaaaagaagaaatattttcgCGATGAAACAAGAATCGTGCCGAAAAGATGTTGAACGTGCATTCGGAGTTTTGCAATCACGTTTTGCAATTATTGCAGGACCGTCACGTTTTTGGAGAAAGGAAGtgctacatgatataatgactacatgtattatactgcacaacatgataattgaggatgaacgtgatctcaatgcaccaattcaagatgccGTAGAGGCTCCAACACCAACTATAGAAATggtggtagatgaaaatctccggtttgaacaatttttagctagacataaaaaaattaaggacaaaatgcttattttaaacttcgtaatgcattaatagagcatttatgggagcaacgtaataattttgaaaattgagtatttatgtaattgtatgtcacttttatttgaatttgtcctctaatttatgtattatattatattttcttgcaatttatgttatttaaaaatttagaataaaatataatttcatatcacattaaaatttatataaagtaattatttgggaaaaaagaaataaaggatttatattatgaaataagaaaataagaatgaaatagaaataataatataatattgagaagagagaaaaagattattttttagagagtaaaatagagaattgggttggagttgattgtctgaaaaaatagagaactctatatttggagagtaaaatagaggattgggttggagatgccctaagAATCTAAGtaagaaatcaaaaataaaaaagtaagaaaagaaGTCCTCACCATCTCTCTATTGTTTTGTACAAGTAATATCCCCAATTTGTATCAAGCGGGAGATAAAAGAGAAAGTGGGATGAGATCAATTGGGGAGAACTAAAGTCGACAGGCAAGTGAAAGAGAAGCGATATGAAagagggaggggggggggggggggNNNNNNNNNNNNNNNNNNGAGGCGGAACAAGAGTTTGAGAGAgaggaaatattttctaaaaaagcATAGTTATGTAATTTAgaaaagagcaactttcacatataacaaacaaaaaaatcatatttgtatgctataacaaagtgtgcataattgtgctccatatcaaacatatatatgtctatttcgttatacatatatacaaaaagaagcaattgtataatttgttggctcctcttcagatttgtataatttcgctggctgaccatttgtataaattgttgttagcctctcattggcaggggaatatttttattgtataattataactgtataggacgaatatatatgtatttgcacgtgtatatacaattttctctcgctttatacaaacataaatgcaatttatacaattctgttgtataaaacgagaaagggagaaaggcaaaagagatctgggcagagaaatatttttattgtataattataagtgtataagccgaatatatatgtatttgcatgtgtatatacaattttttctcgcattatacaaacagaaacgcaatttatacatttctgttgtataagcgagagaggTGAGCACAGAGGgagcgagcgagagagggagagtggcgagcgagagtttgagggagagaggcgaCTGACAAACAGTTTGCTACAagacacaattaaatcaaagtatcgttataccatttaatttgaattaatagtttgccattatgtacaattttccctttagAAAATACATAACACATGTTTATCTTACCTATGTcattttttcgaaaaaaaaaactcaaagcTCAGGACCAGATAGCAGGCCTAAAGAATTGGGCCACATGACAGGCCTAACTTTCAAGTATAACTGGGCCAAACGAGTGTACTAGACCGGCTGCCATGATTATCCAAGTAAAAAAACCCTAGTCAATTTTGCAGATTTAGCGGTATATAAAACCCTAACGCCTTCTAAGCTCCATTTTTCTCTTCAGATTTTTGGGATCGGGAAGAACAACACCGTCCGGGATGTCGAAACGAGGTATTACTCAACCTTATTCCACTTCTGTCTCTTATTacatgtaattatttatttggaTTTGATGTGTGAAACTTTTCAGGACGAGGAGGTTCCGCCGGGAACAAGTTCAGAATGTCACTGGGTCTGCCGGTGGCGGCGACGGTGAACTGCGCCGATAACACTGGTGCTAAGAATTTGTACATCATTTCCGTGAAAGGGATCAAGGGAAGGCTTAACAGGTTGCCTTCAGCTTGTGTTGGAGATATGGTGATGGCTACTGTGAAGAAGGGTAAGCCAGAACTCAGGAAGAAGGTCATGCCTGCTGTCATTGTTCGTCAACGCAAGCCTTGGCGCCGAAAGGACGGTGTCTTCATGTACTTTGAAGGTATATTTTAAAGTATCcttgttcttattttgtttgtgaAAATGGGCTGGAATACACTTGATCATATAGTATATTAAATAGTTTGAAATTGATGTGGTAGATATCAAAATGTTGATTTTGTAATGCTTTTTCTAGTTGTATTTAGCTGAATTTTGCTATTTTTCTATGCTGTTAAGAATTTGAATAGAGAGTTTAATGTGTATGTTGAAGTCCCGTGAAATCCACATCCGGTATAAAGAAGAAGGATATAATGGAGATAATATACTAACAAATAACAAGAAACCGTACAAAAGTAGCCAAAACAACAATTATATGATGTCATAATTGAAACTTGAAGTTGCTAGTATTATAAACAAATAAGTAGCTATACCATCATAGAGGTGGCTTTATATATCTTAATCatcaattaaatttcaatatttgttgtttttgagttgCTACATTAGTTGTTATTACCTGTTTTTCCATTTTGAATCAGATGGACTTGAGTATATAGTCGCAAGGCATTAACTGGAACAGGATTGAGTGGTCTTTTCATGTGTCTCTGTCATGAGTTTGTTTCTTTGTTGTTCTTCTCGTTGCTGCCAATTGTTCTTTTTGAATAAGAGGCTTATTGACTGATCGTATCATTACTATTTAGTCGCAATTCTATCTCATTTTTGTGAATTGCTTGCCTGCTTTGTTTTTCTGTGTGCGCCACTATGTTGTGTTTACACTATTAGTAACTGAATAGCCTACACGAAGACAGTTTCTTCTGTGGCACAAGTCTTGTTAAAAACTGTCTCTTATTCATTTGTTTTTCGTTCTGCAGATAATGCTGGTGTGATTGTGAACCCCAAGGGAGAAATGAAAGGTAATTCAATCTACTTTTTGCTATTATATTTTGAAGTCACTATCCCCTTTAGAAGATACAAATATACGAACCTGTCTTGTGTTTTTGGTTAACcgtatttttttggttttatgtTTTGTAGGGTCTGCCATCACTGGTCCAATTGGTAAAGAATGTGCTGATCTATGGCCTAGGATCGCATCTGCTGCCAATGCTATTGTGTAGAAGAAGTAGGAGCTCCCCTAAGTAGTTTATGATTCTTGTGTTTTGTTGGTTTGTCATTAAGTTTTCGGATATCTGAGGAACGGTTTTGTCTTGGTAAGAATTATTTGCTCGAAATTTTGCGATGATCAATGACATCAAATGGTTCTCATTTCCATTGTTTTGAATTCTTATATCCAAGTGGATACAAAAGTTCTGATatgtttcttcttctctttagtGATGGTAGTTGCTTATCTACTATCAATGCTCGACTCTCTTCTATGAATGCTTGAATGCGAAATGATCACTCTGTCTACCTAGTATGGGTTGTCACGTAGACAGACAAAGgcttattattttcaaatatttttggcaaaagaATATTAGGACAGCGCCATGTTCGCTTTTGCCTTCACAAAATTATACTGTCTATCTGACTCTTTGTATTTtaccttgaagattttggaTCACTCGAATTGTAATGAAAGTTTAATGCCAAACAAATTtcagtttcaatttatttgtcacaaACTACAATAATTCACcactaaaaatagtttttaaaaaattggacGATTCTTGAAATTTCGCTCtaaaaaaatttgtttgattCTAGAAATTtgctacataaattgaaatagaaaaagtaacatatattatttaaaagttatataaaaaaattataaattataattattaacaacttaaaatattttaaaatcatatacaaatttgattcactcttctaattttatttgtgcCTGAGACACATGAAGTAATCTAACGATTTGACATAGCCCATGCTTCTAGCAGCAATTAgaacacaagaaaataatgaCCTTGCAAAATGTCTTTTCAAATAACTcaagtataaaaatattttaatatttttttataaaaaagatacTCGTatgagataaaaataattttttaaagaattataaaaatagcAATTGACATTACTTAGGGCATGAACACGTCTAAGATTAgattaattttaggaaaaaagaagagaataattTCCTTTAAGGCGGGAAAATCCCGGGCTAGTGTGAGAGTGTGTTGGAAGATGGCAAATTGGTCGTATCCAGATGCTTCTCTGGAAGATTTGCTGAAAATGGTGAAAGGGTTCATAGATATGGTCATTCTTGCTTCTGGGTATCAATCATCTGGTCGTCTTGCTCACTGGGATTCACATAACATCAAAAATGCGCTTCAATGGGCTCTCTTTCTCCAGGATGTCAGTGCCTCTTCCCtcattatattttcttttcaattccgCCTTGTGAAAATTCCATAGTTGGTTCTAAGTTACAGAATTGATAACTAGTTGTCCCAACCAGTGGTGGAGCAAGAAGTAGTTCAACATCTACAGTATGTatgcaaaaaatataattttaactatgtataaaatagtgtaatttttctgCTCAATGGGGTTCCAATGAACGTCCTGAGCTATTACTAGCTCTCCCCCTGGTCCCAACTAGTTTGGGATTGAGATGCAGTTGGTTGATTGATTCCTTTTCTCTTATTAGTCATCATTACTAGTGAACATAACATTTGGATCTTCCCTTACCTGTTTTGTCTTCGAGTATAACTGTCTCAATTGAAGCTGGGATTTGGGAAAGATGCGGGAGACAGTTCGTCACTTGCAGTTTGTGTACCTGAAAATTATAGATGTGTTTTTTCTTATGCTTGTGTTTGATCTGTTGGGAAAACGCGgactaacacaacaatatatatgatcaaatgatagaaataaaatgggaaaataatgacacagaattttacgtggaaacccttttaaataagggaaaaaccaCGGGTCAACAAAAGCAACTGATCACTATAGTATCCATTTTACACTGTGTAGTCACgaatacaatactcaaagtgactactacacactcaaaaggaATAAACTCTTTTGATTTTCACATAACTAAAATATCGCtcacactctatttttcttcacagattatttttcttaaatagtCTATGGAATACCTCATTTTGctctcaaaatatattttttctctctaacttggtgtatttttttaaatgagcaAGAGCTCTCTATTTATAGGAGAAATCTACTCCTAATGATGTCACCAGtgacaacataaaaaaaaacaccaagGTTTCAACCTTTGCAACTATGCAGATTTCTTGGTAAGATTTTagttgaaaaaagaaatggtgAGCTTTGGTTTGTTGCAGCATTTGTTGACTTTAACAATAAGCAACAAACATTTCAACCTTTCCTACATTTCAACTTTGCTTATGTTTATCTATAATGGGTATGGACCCCACAAATATCCACTACTGgatatttgtttactttttcaggGGGAGCTATATCATGGCAGTCGAAGTTGCAGAAGTGTGTCGCACTATCTACAACTGAAACTGAGTATATTGCGGCTACTGAAGCCGGCAAGGAGATGATATGGATTAAGCGATTTCTTTAAGAGCTTGGTTTGCATCAGATGGAGTATATTGTCTACTGTGACAGCCAGAGTGCAATAGACTTGAGTAAGAACTCCATGTATCATGTAAGGACAAAACACATCGACGTCAGATATCATTGGATTCGTGAGGAAGTGGAGAGTGAATCATTTCAAGTCAAAAAGATCCACACAAGTGAAAATCCTACAGATATGCTGACCAAGACAATACCGAAAGACAAGTTAGAGTTATGCAAAGAACTTGTCGGTATGAGCTCtctgtaaataaaataaagttgccTTCCTCCGATGAATGGGTCTGGAGGGGGAGATTTGTGGGGTCCATACCCATTATAGATAAACATAAGGAAAGTTGAAATGCAGTAAAGATTGAAATGTTTGTTGCTTATTGTTAAAGTCAACAAATGTTGCAACAAGTCAAAGCTcaccatttcttttttcaactAAAATCTTACCAAGAAATCTGCATAGTTGCAAAGGTTGAAACcttggtttttttttatgttgtcaCTGGTGACATCATTAGGAGTAGATTTCTCCTATAAATAGAGAGCCCTtgctcatttaaaaaaatataccaagttagagaaaaaaaaaatatattttgagagcaaagtatattttttccatagactatataagaaaaatagtctatgaagaaaaatagagtgtgagcgatattttagtaaggtggaaatcaaaagagtattattccttttgagtgtgtagtagtcactttgagtattgtattcGTGACTACACAGTGTAAAATTCCTTACTATAGTGATATCAGTTGCTTTTCTTGACCTGTGGTTTTTCCTTTATTTAAAAGGGTTTTCAAGTAAAATtcttggtgtcattattttcccattttatttctatcatttgaccatatatattgttgtgttgGTCCACATTTTCCCAACAAACTAGTATCAGAGCCAAGGGTTTATCTGAGTATGCTCTGTGGTTGCAGCATAGTCTGAACTTCCATATCAGAAAAGATTTACTTTGGTTTGCAATAACTATATTTTTTGGGAATAAACAATGGAAGCCAACACAAGTAGAATAGTTACTTTGAATGGTGTTAATTATGCCATTTGGAAGAGGAAAATGGAAGATCTGCTTTATGTTAAGAATTTTTACAATCCAGTCCTTACCACTATAAAGCCTGATAATAAAACAAATGAAGAGTGAAACCTGTTGCACCAACAGGTTTGTAGATTCATTAGACAATGGGTTGACTATAATGTGTTGAACCATATTTCTGGGGAGACACATGCTCGAACCCTATGAGAGCATCTTGAAAGTTTGTATGCTCGGAAGACTGACAACAACAAAATGTTCTTAATACAACAGATGTTGAGTTTAAAGTATCATGATGGTTCTCCGATGACAGACCATCTGAATAATTTTCAGGGGATCATGAACCAATTATCTACTATGGGCatcaaatttgatgaagaaattcaagGCTTGCTTCTACCTGGTTCCCTACCACACTCTTGGGAAACATTTAGAACTTCATTGTCAAATTCTGCTCCGGATGGTGTGATCTCTAAGGATTCTGCCAAGAGTAGTGTCTTGAACgaacaaatgagaagaaaaactTAAGGTTCTTCTTCGTCGGATGTCCTGATAACTGGCTCCAGGGGGAGAAATAAAACTCGTGGTTCTCAGAATAGAGAACAAAATAGGAGCAAGTCCAGAGGCAAACTTAAGGATATTGAGTGCCATCATTGTGGCATGAAAGGTCACACAAAGAAGTTTTGTAGGAAGTTGAAAAGGgagaacaaaaacaaagaggaaACTAAAGAAGATGGCAATGAAAATTGTCTAGCCACCGTCACCATCGAAGATCTTGTTACTGTCCTTTGATAAATATTGCTTGTGATGAGTCAAGCTGGGTTGTGGTGAGGCTTTATTGACCGCTGCACAGGTTATTAATCTATCTCCTGCTGTTGCTTTGCAAAGTGATGTACCAAatagtgtttggtatggagAGGATGTTTCCTATGATCATTTGAGAGTATTTGATTGCAACGCTTTTGTACATGTGCCGAAAGATGAGAGGTCAAAGTTAGATGCCAAGACAAGGCAGTGCATCTTCATAGGATATGACGTTGATGAATTTGGTTACAGGCTATATGATCCAATTGAGAAGAAACTCGTGAGAAGCCGTGATATTATTTTCATGGAGAATCAAACAATTGAAGACATTAAAAAGCGGAGAAGCtagaatcttcaaattttgatgGCATAGTTCATCTAGATGAAGTTCCTCACACAAGTATGCATGATGTTGTTGGGCTTGATATCATGGTGACGCCCACAATCATGTATCGAATCAACATGTTGATGTTGGTAATAACAATGATATTGTTATTGATGATCCTCCTgctcatgaagttgtggacGAATCAAATATTCCGCTTAGGAGGTCCACAAGACAGCGGGTTCCTTCCTCTCGTTATTTACCCAATGAGTATGTGTTACTCACTGACGGGGGAGAACTTGAATGTTATGAGGAGGCCATGCAAGATGAGCACAAGGATCAATGGATTGAAGCCATGCAAGATGAGATGAAGTCTCTACATGAGAACCACACTTATGAGTTGGTAAAATTCCCCAAGGGCATGGGAGCTTTGAAGAACAAGTGGGTGTTCAAAATTAAAGTTGAAGAACACAACTTGAAGCCCAGGTACAAAGCTAGATTGGTTGTTAAGGGATTTGGTCAAAGGAAGGGTATTGACTTTGACGAAATATTTTCTCCTGTTGTGAAAATGTCCTCGATTCATACA
It encodes the following:
- the LOC125871365 gene encoding 60S ribosomal protein L23-like, with product MSKRGRGGSAGNKFRMSLGLPVAATVNCADNTGAKNLYIISVKGIKGRLNRLPSACVGDMVMATVKKGKPELRKKVMPAVIVRQRKPWRRKDGVFMYFEDNAGVIVNPKGEMKGSAITGPIGKECADLWPRIASAANAIV